A genomic region of Pyramidobacter porci contains the following coding sequences:
- the murJ gene encoding murein biosynthesis integral membrane protein MurJ yields the protein MASEKSGNMIRNALTMMIGTFSSRVLGLLREVITAAYFGAGRSLDAFFVAYTVANLGRQLLAEGALSASFVPVFSQVLERDGPRRAERLARQALTVILGAGALAVAVGIVFSPQLIALIAPGFAGEKKALVVAMTRQLFPFLLLISVAALAMGALNSLNCFFVPALAPALSNAVYIMTVLFCASRFGVESLVGAVLLGGAAQLAFQWWWTVCRKDMLLVPARPDWQDPDLRRMLALFLPYAAGLSLNQVNPVLGRLFGSFLSDGSISMLNYSNRVIQLPLGLVVIAISQAVLPELARCVRQGDEVFAGTLRDALRFALFVILPVTLGTLLVSSEAVNFLFFRGAFDAEAWRGTASTLFYAALGLPGMACATVLMRALFARSLPRAAMTMTAASVAGTLLFSAALVSPMKMNGIALASSLAFTFSSGVGVALLRRAMTAPLRLFSAGWLAKIAVSCALTLAAGLAWRTLWRYPADASLLRRGLWIVGIAAACAAVYGITTLKLKCEEWSLIFQAVRRKTPREK from the coding sequence ATGGCAAGTGAAAAATCGGGAAACATGATCCGCAACGCCCTGACGATGATGATCGGCACGTTTTCAAGTCGCGTTCTCGGGCTGCTGCGCGAGGTGATCACCGCGGCGTATTTCGGCGCCGGACGTTCGCTGGACGCCTTTTTCGTGGCCTACACCGTCGCCAATCTCGGCCGCCAGCTGCTGGCCGAGGGCGCGCTGTCGGCTTCCTTTGTGCCGGTGTTCTCGCAGGTTCTGGAGCGGGACGGGCCTCGCCGCGCCGAGCGTCTGGCCCGTCAGGCGCTGACGGTGATCCTCGGCGCCGGCGCGCTGGCGGTGGCCGTCGGCATCGTGTTCAGCCCGCAGTTGATCGCCCTGATCGCGCCGGGCTTCGCGGGCGAAAAGAAAGCGCTGGTGGTGGCGATGACGCGGCAGCTTTTCCCGTTTCTGCTGCTGATCTCGGTGGCTGCGCTGGCGATGGGCGCGCTCAACAGCCTGAACTGCTTTTTCGTGCCGGCGCTGGCGCCGGCGCTCAGCAACGCCGTCTATATTATGACCGTCCTGTTCTGCGCGTCAAGATTCGGCGTGGAGAGCCTGGTCGGCGCGGTGCTTTTGGGCGGCGCAGCGCAGCTGGCGTTTCAGTGGTGGTGGACGGTTTGCCGCAAGGATATGCTGCTGGTGCCCGCCCGTCCGGATTGGCAGGATCCCGATCTGCGGCGCATGTTGGCACTGTTTTTGCCCTACGCGGCCGGGCTGTCGCTGAACCAGGTCAATCCCGTGCTGGGGCGGTTGTTCGGTTCGTTCCTATCCGACGGTTCCATCTCCATGCTGAACTATTCAAACCGCGTCATCCAGCTGCCGCTCGGCCTGGTGGTGATCGCCATCTCGCAGGCGGTGCTGCCGGAACTGGCGCGCTGCGTGCGGCAGGGCGACGAGGTCTTTGCGGGCACGCTGCGCGACGCGCTGCGCTTCGCGCTGTTCGTGATCCTGCCGGTGACGTTGGGAACGCTGCTCGTGTCCAGCGAAGCGGTGAATTTTCTGTTCTTCCGCGGCGCTTTTGACGCGGAAGCGTGGCGCGGCACGGCCTCGACGCTTTTTTACGCGGCGCTGGGACTGCCGGGCATGGCCTGTGCGACGGTGCTGATGCGCGCGCTTTTCGCCCGTTCGCTGCCGCGCGCGGCGATGACGATGACGGCCGCCAGCGTGGCGGGCACGCTGCTGTTCTCGGCGGCGCTGGTGTCGCCGATGAAGATGAACGGCATTGCGCTGGCCAGTTCGCTGGCGTTCACGTTTTCCAGCGGCGTCGGCGTTGCGTTGCTGCGTCGTGCCATGACGGCGCCGCTGCGGTTGTTTTCGGCCGGCTGGCTGGCGAAGATCGCCGTCTCCTGCGCGCTGACGCTTGCGGCGGGACTGGCGTGGCGAACGCTGTGGCGTTATCCGGCCGACGCTTCGCTGCTGCGGCGCGGGCTCTGGATCGTCGGAATCGCCGCGGCGTGCGCGGCCGTTTATGGTATAACGACTTTGAAACTGAAGTGCGAAGAGTGGAGCCTGATCTTTCAGGCCGTCCGTCGGAAAACGCCGCGGGAGAAATGA
- a CDS encoding type II secretion system protein codes for MRKVRRSKGFTLIELLIVVTVIGILSGSMMLTMGSSADKAEATRIVADLHSLKLAAGLYYADNVGGALSPDIAKLKTYVTAPEKLSGDRYEFIAGADAGQWFVGYKVAGAEAGVRENLKKMAAANGLRVGTTSADTDVYDGGTAGVYVRVK; via the coding sequence ATGAGGAAGGTGCGAAGGAGCAAGGGGTTTACGCTGATCGAACTGCTGATCGTGGTCACGGTGATCGGCATTCTTTCCGGCAGCATGATGCTGACGATGGGATCGAGCGCCGACAAGGCCGAAGCGACGCGGATCGTCGCCGATCTGCACAGCCTCAAGCTGGCGGCCGGGCTGTATTACGCCGATAACGTCGGCGGCGCGCTGTCGCCCGACATCGCCAAACTGAAAACCTACGTGACCGCGCCGGAGAAGCTGAGCGGCGATCGGTACGAATTTATCGCTGGAGCCGACGCGGGACAGTGGTTCGTCGGCTACAAGGTGGCGGGGGCCGAGGCAGGCGTGCGCGAAAACCTGAAGAAAATGGCGGCCGCCAACGGTTTGCGCGTCGGCACGACCTCGGCGGACACCGACGTGTACGACGGCGGCACGGCGGGCGTTTACGTGCGCGTCAAGTAA
- a CDS encoding metal ABC transporter permease, whose amino-acid sequence MSATFTQLAAYFQYPFVRYAFIVGVLVALCSSLLGVTLVLKRFSLIGDGLSHVAFGAMAVAAVLKMSSTTALTLPVTVACAVLLLQGGRTRRIKGDAAVAMLSVSALAMGYLLMNVFSRSANLSGDVCSILFGSFSILTLDPFEVKLCALLSFIVIAVFVLFYHKIFAVTFDEEFAAATGTRAGLYNLVIAVVIAVIIVLAMNLVGSLLISALIIFPALSAMRLFTSFLSVTLCSAAVSVLCAAAGIVVSVLAGTPVGSTIVAGNILVFLLCAALGRLKGTAR is encoded by the coding sequence ATGTCCGCCACGTTCACCCAACTCGCCGCATATTTTCAGTATCCTTTCGTGCGCTACGCGTTCATCGTCGGCGTGCTCGTGGCGCTGTGCTCATCGCTGCTCGGCGTGACGCTGGTGCTGAAACGCTTCTCGCTGATCGGCGACGGTCTGTCGCATGTGGCCTTCGGCGCCATGGCCGTGGCCGCCGTGCTGAAGATGAGCAGCACCACGGCGCTGACGCTCCCCGTCACCGTGGCCTGCGCCGTGCTGCTGCTCCAAGGCGGAAGGACTCGCCGCATCAAGGGCGACGCCGCCGTCGCCATGCTCTCCGTCAGCGCCCTCGCCATGGGCTATCTGCTCATGAACGTGTTTTCGCGCTCGGCCAATCTGTCCGGCGACGTGTGCAGCATCCTCTTCGGTTCCTTCTCGATCCTGACGCTGGATCCGTTCGAGGTCAAGCTCTGCGCTCTCCTGTCCTTCATCGTCATCGCCGTGTTCGTGCTGTTCTACCACAAGATTTTCGCCGTCACGTTCGACGAAGAATTCGCCGCCGCCACCGGCACGCGCGCCGGGCTGTACAATCTGGTCATCGCCGTGGTCATCGCCGTGATCATCGTGCTGGCCATGAATCTCGTCGGTTCGCTGCTGATTTCGGCGCTGATCATTTTTCCGGCGTTGAGCGCCATGCGGCTGTTCACGTCGTTCCTCTCGGTCACGCTCTGTTCCGCCGCCGTCTCCGTGCTGTGCGCCGCCGCCGGCATCGTCGTCTCCGTGCTGGCGGGGACGCCTGTCGGATCCACCATCGTCGCCGGCAACATCCTCGTCTTTTTGCTCTGCGCGGCGCTCGGCCGCCTGAAAGGAACCGCACGATGA
- the tsaD gene encoding tRNA (adenosine(37)-N6)-threonylcarbamoyltransferase complex transferase subunit TsaD: MLPLDGRFLTLGIESSCDDTSVALLEGPRRVLSWKISSQIERHAAFGGVVPEYASRMHLEAILPLTRAVLDEGGVADPAKQIGLVAVTCGPGLMGSLLVGVMTAKAYAQAWKVPILGVNHLEGHIYANMIDHEDLKFPFLCMVVSGGHTEIVLVRGCGEYQMLGATQDDAAGEAFDKVAKALGLPYPGGPVIDRLSAAGDAGAFEFPDVLHNLEGLDFSFSGLKTAAINQVNRLRQKGEEIPLEDFCASFQNTVVKTLIARLEQAVRLTGVKSVAISGGVAANSAFRRAVAEHEGWKSFLPSKMFCTDNAVMVAAAGCAAWQSGRRGGLDLAPDPALDFGEDEVVGE; the protein is encoded by the coding sequence ATGCTGCCACTAGACGGGCGTTTTCTGACGCTGGGGATCGAGAGCAGCTGCGACGACACGTCGGTGGCGCTGCTCGAAGGACCGCGGCGCGTCCTGAGCTGGAAGATCTCCAGCCAGATCGAACGGCACGCGGCGTTCGGCGGCGTCGTGCCCGAGTACGCTTCGCGCATGCATCTGGAGGCGATCCTGCCGCTGACGCGGGCCGTTCTCGACGAGGGCGGCGTCGCCGATCCCGCAAAGCAGATCGGCCTCGTGGCGGTGACGTGCGGCCCGGGGTTGATGGGGTCGCTGTTGGTCGGCGTGATGACGGCCAAGGCGTACGCGCAGGCGTGGAAGGTTCCCATTCTCGGCGTCAATCATCTGGAAGGGCACATTTACGCCAACATGATCGATCATGAAGACCTGAAGTTCCCTTTTCTGTGCATGGTCGTCTCCGGCGGGCACACCGAGATCGTGCTCGTCAGGGGCTGCGGCGAATATCAGATGCTGGGGGCCACGCAGGACGACGCGGCCGGCGAGGCGTTCGACAAGGTGGCGAAAGCGCTCGGCCTGCCTTATCCCGGCGGCCCGGTGATCGACCGCCTGTCCGCCGCGGGCGACGCGGGCGCTTTCGAGTTTCCCGACGTGCTGCACAATCTGGAAGGGCTGGACTTCAGCTTCAGCGGTTTGAAAACGGCGGCGATCAATCAGGTGAACCGTCTGCGTCAGAAGGGCGAAGAAATTCCGCTGGAAGACTTTTGCGCTTCGTTCCAGAACACGGTGGTGAAGACGCTGATCGCCCGTCTCGAACAGGCCGTGAGGCTGACGGGCGTGAAGTCAGTGGCGATTTCCGGCGGCGTGGCGGCCAACAGCGCTTTTCGCCGCGCGGTGGCGGAACACGAGGGCTGGAAGAGCTTTCTGCCCTCGAAGATGTTCTGCACCGACAACGCGGTGATGGTGGCCGCCGCCGGCTGCGCGGCCTGGCAGAGCGGCCGCCGCGGCGGTCTTGACCTGGCGCCCGATCCGGCGCTTGATTTCGGCGAAGACGAGGTGGTCGGAGAATGA
- a CDS encoding nickel pincer cofactor-dependent isomerase, group 22 produces MSFIDEALDLIRIPRFVKVRQNFPRPCVQDPAGELIAGLETGRYLDSVTPGMSVAITAGSRGITNYPLIIRTLVEAVKRRGGEPFIFPAMGSHGGATAEGQKNMLAGLGITEETMGAPVRSTMETVRLGTAANGRPVYLDRYADAADAIVIVNRVKPHTGFRGVVESGICKMCAIGMGKQKGADFCHAEGFGHMAENIPAIAAVTLAKKNVLCCVALLENAYHETAQIELMRKDEVLEREPALLERAWELLAKIQLDEFDVLIMDEIGKNIAGTGFDTNVVGRYNTPYASGGPKITRVAALDITDVSHGNGNGLGMLDLTTMRAYKKFSMEQSYPNAITSTVPLTVKIPMVLKSDRQAIQGCIKTCNVLDPSKLRLVRIKNTIALDEIEVSEALLPTVAAHPHMEVVGAPYELKFDADGNLF; encoded by the coding sequence ATGTCGTTCATCGATGAAGCGTTGGATCTCATTCGGATCCCCCGGTTCGTGAAAGTCCGCCAGAACTTTCCTCGCCCTTGCGTGCAGGATCCCGCCGGCGAGCTGATCGCCGGTCTGGAAACGGGGCGTTATCTCGACTCCGTCACGCCCGGTATGAGCGTTGCCATCACCGCCGGCAGCCGCGGCATCACCAACTATCCGTTGATCATCAGGACGCTGGTCGAAGCGGTGAAAAGGCGCGGCGGCGAGCCTTTTATCTTCCCCGCCATGGGCAGCCACGGCGGCGCCACCGCCGAAGGGCAAAAAAACATGCTGGCCGGCCTTGGCATCACCGAAGAAACCATGGGCGCGCCGGTTCGCTCCACGATGGAAACGGTACGGCTCGGCACGGCTGCCAACGGCCGCCCCGTCTACCTCGACCGGTACGCCGACGCGGCCGACGCCATCGTCATCGTCAACCGCGTCAAGCCGCACACGGGATTTCGCGGCGTGGTGGAGAGCGGCATCTGCAAGATGTGCGCCATCGGCATGGGCAAGCAGAAAGGCGCGGACTTCTGCCACGCCGAAGGCTTCGGGCACATGGCCGAGAACATTCCCGCCATCGCCGCCGTAACGTTGGCCAAAAAGAACGTGCTCTGCTGCGTGGCCCTGCTGGAAAACGCCTATCACGAGACGGCGCAGATCGAGCTGATGCGCAAGGACGAAGTGCTCGAGCGCGAACCGGCGCTGCTCGAACGCGCCTGGGAGCTGCTGGCCAAGATCCAGCTCGACGAGTTCGACGTGCTGATCATGGACGAGATCGGCAAGAACATCGCCGGCACGGGATTCGACACCAACGTGGTGGGACGCTACAACACGCCCTACGCCTCCGGCGGCCCGAAAATCACCCGCGTCGCCGCGCTCGACATCACCGACGTCTCGCACGGCAACGGCAACGGCCTGGGCATGCTCGACCTGACCACCATGCGCGCCTACAAAAAGTTCAGCATGGAGCAGAGCTATCCGAACGCCATCACTTCCACCGTGCCGCTGACGGTGAAGATCCCCATGGTGCTGAAGAGCGACCGCCAGGCCATCCAGGGCTGCATTAAGACCTGCAATGTGCTTGACCCGTCGAAATTGCGCCTCGTGCGCATCAAGAACACCATCGCCCTCGACGAGATCGAAGTCTCCGAAGCTTTACTGCCGACGGTCGCCGCTCATCCGCACATGGAGGTCGTCGGCGCGCCGTACGAACTGAAATTCGACGCGGACGGCAATCTGTTCTAA
- a CDS encoding metal ABC transporter ATP-binding protein, with protein MALLTCENVAAGYEGAPVIEGLDFTVERGDYLYIVGENGSGKSTLMKTILGLIRPRMGHVVTGEGLKRTEIGYLPQQTVVQKDFPASVREIVLSGCLNRMGLRPFYTRREKELAARNMARLGVTPLASHCYRELSGGQQQRVLLARALCATRKLIMLDEPVTGLDPKVTTEMYELVAALNRDEGLTVVMISHDIAAAVRYATHILHLGGGKYFFGSRVEYLSSAAGRIFTHREGGKQ; from the coding sequence ATGGCTCTGCTTACCTGCGAAAATGTCGCCGCCGGCTACGAGGGCGCGCCGGTGATCGAAGGGCTGGACTTCACCGTCGAGCGCGGCGACTATCTCTACATCGTCGGCGAGAACGGCTCCGGCAAAAGTACGCTGATGAAGACTATCCTCGGCCTGATCAGGCCGAGGATGGGACACGTCGTCACCGGCGAAGGGCTGAAGCGGACCGAGATCGGCTACCTCCCTCAGCAGACGGTCGTGCAGAAAGATTTTCCCGCCAGCGTCAGGGAGATCGTGCTGTCGGGCTGCCTGAACCGCATGGGACTGCGGCCGTTCTACACGCGCCGGGAAAAGGAACTGGCGGCGCGGAACATGGCCCGTCTCGGCGTGACGCCCCTGGCCAGTCATTGCTACCGCGAACTTTCGGGAGGACAGCAGCAGCGCGTGCTTCTCGCCCGCGCGCTCTGCGCCACGCGCAAACTGATCATGCTCGACGAGCCCGTGACCGGTCTCGACCCCAAAGTCACGACGGAAATGTACGAGCTTGTGGCGGCGCTGAACCGCGACGAAGGGCTCACGGTCGTCATGATCTCTCATGACATTGCCGCCGCCGTGCGCTACGCCACGCATATCCTCCACCTCGGCGGAGGGAAATACTTCTTCGGCTCCCGTGTGGAATACCTCAGCAGCGCCGCCGGCCGGATCTTCACGCACCGCGAAGGGGGAAAGCAGTGA
- a CDS encoding DUF6305 family protein, whose amino-acid sequence MAVLFCALFLRTENAAAANPPLPRVETPVLITGFGQSQDTNSVNILCRRLRIDYDYKLDIPAGEVDWNRYKTIFAVLGCSSSVYCCSFDADSTAIVITRDGKPSPTVSGLSILDEAARCSEILAEAKKHNVKVIAMHVGGEPRRLKNSEPFLPFAGAADFMIVRSDGNLDGYFTTLCAEKNVPLFTIEKTADLKRLIPAMLRP is encoded by the coding sequence GTGGCCGTCCTTTTCTGTGCGCTCTTCCTCCGGACGGAAAACGCCGCGGCCGCCAACCCGCCGCTGCCCCGCGTCGAAACGCCCGTGCTGATCACTGGCTTCGGGCAAAGTCAGGACACCAATTCGGTCAACATCCTGTGCCGGCGGCTGCGGATCGACTATGACTACAAGCTCGACATTCCCGCCGGGGAGGTGGACTGGAACCGCTACAAGACCATCTTCGCCGTATTGGGGTGCAGCAGCAGCGTGTACTGCTGCTCGTTCGACGCCGATTCGACGGCCATCGTCATCACGCGCGACGGCAAACCCAGCCCGACGGTGTCGGGGCTGAGCATCCTTGACGAAGCGGCCCGCTGTTCCGAGATTCTGGCCGAGGCGAAGAAACACAACGTGAAAGTCATCGCCATGCACGTGGGCGGCGAACCGCGCCGTCTCAAGAACTCCGAACCGTTTCTGCCCTTCGCCGGCGCCGCCGACTTCATGATCGTCCGTTCGGACGGCAATCTCGACGGCTATTTTACCACGCTCTGCGCCGAAAAAAACGTGCCGCTCTTCACGATCGAGAAGACGGCCGACCTGAAGCGGCTCATCCCCGCCATGTTGCGTCCGTGA
- a CDS encoding DUF6305 family protein, giving the protein MRKLFRWGPLLCAALLQSGVAAAENPPIPKLGAPVLITGFGQCIDANLAKIFAHRLKIEYEYGLDIKPEDVDWNSCRTLFAVLGCSNSVCCCSLGSDATGAVVTRDGRIGHVVAGMSILDECERCRRIVEEAKKHNVSVVAMHLGGMARRYKNSEPFLPFAGDADYVIVRADGNADGYFTALCAPKDVPLYTMQKGTELKQIIQTMIQP; this is encoded by the coding sequence ATGAGAAAACTTTTCCGCTGGGGCCCGCTTCTTTGCGCGGCCCTCCTGCAGTCGGGCGTTGCGGCGGCCGAGAACCCTCCGATCCCGAAACTCGGGGCACCGGTGCTGATCACGGGCTTTGGGCAGTGCATCGACGCCAATTTGGCAAAGATATTTGCTCATCGCCTCAAGATCGAATATGAATACGGCCTTGACATCAAACCCGAAGACGTGGACTGGAATTCATGCCGTACGCTTTTTGCCGTTCTGGGATGCAGCAACAGCGTGTGCTGCTGTTCGCTTGGCTCCGATGCGACGGGCGCCGTTGTCACTCGCGACGGACGGATCGGCCACGTCGTTGCCGGAATGAGCATACTCGACGAGTGCGAACGGTGCCGCCGCATCGTGGAAGAGGCGAAGAAACACAACGTCAGTGTGGTCGCCATGCACCTTGGAGGCATGGCCCGGCGCTATAAAAATTCCGAGCCGTTTTTGCCGTTCGCCGGCGACGCCGACTACGTGATCGTGCGCGCCGACGGCAATGCCGACGGTTATTTCACTGCGTTGTGCGCTCCAAAGGACGTGCCCCTTTACACGATGCAAAAGGGGACTGAGTTAAAACAGATCATCCAGACAATGATTCAGCCGTAG
- a CDS encoding metal ABC transporter substrate-binding protein yields MRRFFLLLTALTLALHAPAASAADGKLTVVATVFPAYDWTRVILGERAGQVRLKLLFDNGVDLHSYQPTVNDMILVSSCDLFVGVGGASDNGLSGALSGAVNQRTAVIDLLASLGERAREEVPAAGETPEHHHHDHEHEEPELDEHVWLSLRHAQRFCRLIAEKLAALDPEGAPLYRANAAAYAAQLQALDGEYAAMIASAKRRTVVFADRFPFIYMTEDYGLEHYAAFRGCSAESEASFKTLAVLAGKVKELDLPAVLVLENSDRKIAATVLRTAGGRERKIVVMNSMQSCTARDLERGTTYLSLMRDNLAALREALN; encoded by the coding sequence ATGAGAAGATTTTTCCTGTTGCTGACCGCGCTGACGCTGGCCCTTCACGCCCCCGCCGCTTCGGCGGCGGACGGGAAGCTGACCGTGGTCGCCACTGTTTTTCCGGCCTATGACTGGACGCGCGTCATTCTCGGCGAACGAGCCGGCCAGGTTCGCCTGAAACTGCTTTTCGACAATGGCGTGGACCTGCACAGTTATCAGCCGACCGTCAACGACATGATCCTGGTTTCGTCGTGCGACCTCTTCGTCGGCGTGGGCGGCGCGTCCGACAACGGCCTGTCCGGCGCGCTCTCCGGCGCGGTCAACCAGAGGACGGCCGTGATCGATCTGCTCGCCTCGCTTGGCGAACGTGCCCGGGAGGAAGTCCCCGCCGCCGGCGAAACGCCAGAGCATCACCATCATGATCACGAGCACGAAGAGCCGGAGCTGGACGAACACGTGTGGCTGTCGCTGCGCCATGCCCAGCGCTTCTGCCGTCTCATCGCCGAAAAGCTGGCGGCGCTCGATCCCGAAGGCGCGCCGCTCTACCGCGCCAACGCCGCGGCCTACGCCGCCCAACTGCAGGCGCTCGACGGCGAATACGCGGCCATGATCGCCTCGGCCAAGCGCCGCACCGTCGTCTTCGCCGACCGCTTTCCCTTCATCTACATGACCGAAGACTACGGACTGGAGCACTACGCCGCTTTCAGAGGCTGTTCGGCCGAGAGCGAAGCCAGTTTCAAAACCCTGGCCGTTTTGGCCGGCAAGGTCAAGGAACTTGATTTGCCCGCCGTGCTGGTGCTGGAAAACTCGGACCGCAAGATCGCCGCAACGGTGCTGCGCACGGCCGGCGGCCGGGAGCGGAAGATCGTCGTCATGAACTCCATGCAGTCCTGCACCGCCCGGGATCTGGAACGCGGCACGACTTACCTTTCGCTCATGCGGGACAACCTTGCCGCGCTGCGCGAAGCGCTCAACTGA